A stretch of the TM7 phylum sp. oral taxon 349 genome encodes the following:
- a CDS encoding PHP domain-containing protein: protein MAADLIDLHTHTNCSDGDYAPAELLRLAKKRGVKTIAIADHDTVDGYDKELFLLAKELEIELIPGIEFSTIDKESGQKIHALGLGIDLENKVLREKCTQLRADRIKLMGQIAEKLASCGFILRVDELVASGEIITKAHIARDVLANEANRHRLIKAHGSMPLQGEFIEKWLIKGCPAFVPKTKPLLTHEAIDIIHQAGGISSCAHPSFNVMKGFSLECMKQLILRNKFDAVEAINIQYDKENGDRRFDMVQEFTQFAEESSLLITGGSDYHSDNRELWGNMPSLGMADEAVRPGQEMVDSLNLLVTSRATTAE, encoded by the coding sequence ATGGCAGCAGATCTGATAGACCTACACACCCACACAAATTGTTCGGACGGCGATTATGCTCCGGCTGAATTGCTGCGCTTAGCGAAAAAGCGGGGTGTAAAAACCATTGCTATCGCTGATCACGATACGGTTGATGGTTATGATAAAGAGTTATTTTTGCTGGCAAAAGAGCTAGAGATTGAATTAATCCCAGGAATAGAGTTTTCGACAATTGACAAAGAAAGCGGACAAAAGATTCATGCATTAGGTTTGGGGATTGATCTGGAGAATAAGGTACTGAGGGAAAAATGCACACAACTGCGCGCCGATCGAATTAAGCTAATGGGGCAGATTGCAGAAAAATTGGCGAGCTGCGGTTTTATTTTGCGGGTAGACGAGTTGGTGGCATCCGGCGAGATTATCACCAAGGCGCATATTGCGCGCGATGTTTTGGCTAATGAAGCGAATCGACATCGGTTGATTAAAGCGCATGGAAGTATGCCTCTGCAAGGCGAATTCATTGAGAAGTGGTTGATTAAAGGCTGCCCAGCGTTTGTGCCAAAAACGAAGCCGCTATTAACTCATGAGGCGATTGATATAATCCATCAGGCTGGTGGAATATCATCGTGTGCGCACCCAAGTTTTAATGTTATGAAGGGTTTTTCGCTTGAGTGCATGAAACAGCTAATCCTGCGCAATAAATTTGACGCAGTTGAAGCGATCAATATACAGTACGACAAAGAAAACGGCGATCGGCGATTTGATATGGTTCAAGAATTTACGCAATTTGCGGAAGAAAGCAGCTTGCTGATTACTGGCGGCTCGGATTATCATAGTGACAATCGCGAACTTTGGGGAAATATGCCGAGCCTGGGCATGGCGGATGAGGCAGTGCGCCCGGGGCAGGAGATGGTAGATAGCTTAAATTTACTTGTCACTTCTCGTGCTACGACTGCCGAGTAG
- a CDS encoding Hsp20/alpha crystallin family protein — protein sequence MSKLVKFDPFAEMDALQRHFFDNDVWPRQMRSVAVPTTDVYMDGNNLVVEAHLPKFEDKDVNISVENDNLVVQAQRHEKEEDKGKKYVVRESSSSFYRSVQLPERADTDAIEAHLEDGVLKVVVPVTPAPEPKKIAVKTKKK from the coding sequence ATGAGTAAACTTGTCAAATTTGATCCGTTCGCTGAAATGGACGCATTGCAGCGCCATTTCTTCGACAACGACGTTTGGCCGCGCCAGATGCGTAGTGTTGCCGTGCCAACAACCGACGTCTATATGGACGGTAATAATCTTGTAGTTGAGGCGCATTTGCCGAAGTTTGAAGATAAAGATGTCAACATCTCAGTTGAGAATGATAACCTAGTAGTCCAGGCGCAGCGCCATGAAAAAGAAGAGGATAAAGGTAAGAAGTATGTTGTGCGCGAATCAAGCAGCAGCTTTTACCGCAGCGTACAGCTACCAGAGCGTGCTGACACGGATGCAATTGAAGCGCATCTGGAAGACGGCGTTCTGAAAGTTGTTGTGCCGGTAACGCCTGCTCCTGAACCGAAGAAAATTGCAGTGAAGACAAAGAAAAAGTAG
- a CDS encoding glutamine amidotransferase — protein sequence MQAKKPFLLLQSRSEDEASDDEYQAFLKFGGLKPAELTRLRLDMGMRPQVALDDYSGVLMGGGAANFAYDDAQKSPEQREFESYILPLIQRIVATDTPFLGACLGVGALVTALGGRTSFDYSEAVGAVDIKLTPEAKNDPLLVGMPAEFRGFVGHKEGVVEPPSRCVVLARSSTCVQMLRVGRNVYATQFHPELDAAGLALRINIYKHAGYFAPSEAQSLIDTVRREHVTEPVKILQQFIKRYK from the coding sequence ATGCAAGCTAAAAAGCCTTTTCTCTTACTTCAATCGCGCTCGGAAGACGAAGCGTCGGATGATGAATATCAAGCATTTTTGAAATTTGGCGGCTTAAAGCCGGCAGAGTTAACGCGGCTACGATTGGATATGGGCATGCGGCCGCAGGTTGCGTTAGATGACTACTCTGGTGTACTGATGGGCGGCGGAGCAGCAAATTTTGCGTATGATGATGCGCAGAAATCGCCTGAACAGCGCGAGTTTGAGTCGTATATTTTACCGCTGATACAGCGGATTGTCGCTACTGATACGCCGTTTCTGGGTGCATGTCTTGGCGTCGGTGCACTTGTAACAGCGTTGGGCGGGCGAACGAGCTTTGACTATAGTGAAGCGGTTGGCGCAGTTGATATTAAACTAACTCCGGAGGCAAAGAACGATCCATTGTTGGTAGGCATGCCGGCAGAATTTCGTGGTTTTGTTGGACATAAAGAAGGTGTCGTAGAACCGCCATCTCGTTGTGTGGTGTTAGCGCGATCAAGCACTTGTGTGCAGATGCTGCGGGTTGGTCGTAACGTATACGCGACACAGTTTCATCCAGAACTTGATGCCGCTGGGCTTGCGCTGCGCATCAATATATATAAACATGCTGGTTATTTTGCACCAAGCGAAGCACAGTCTCTAATTGATACTGTTCGTCGCGAACATGTTACCGAGCCGGTTAAAATATTACAGCAGTTTATCAAACGGTATAAGTAG
- a CDS encoding type II toxin-antitoxin system death-on-curing family toxin → MANYFNLEEILKLHLWIINDYGGSHGVRDENALRSLVKSPQGTLFGVKQYATVYEEAAVYMRNCIADHIFVDGNKRTGVTLGVIFLARSSCKLVASPHELEDFAVRIAADHLSIAEIADWLRMHVNER, encoded by the coding sequence ATGGCGAACTATTTTAACCTTGAAGAAATTTTGAAGTTGCATCTTTGGATTATCAATGATTATGGCGGTTCGCATGGCGTGCGTGACGAGAACGCTCTCAGGTCGCTTGTTAAATCGCCACAAGGTACGTTATTCGGCGTGAAGCAATATGCTACTGTATACGAAGAAGCTGCTGTATATATGAGAAATTGTATCGCCGATCATATATTTGTTGATGGTAATAAGCGTACGGGCGTGACGCTTGGAGTGATATTCTTAGCGCGCAGCAGTTGCAAGTTAGTAGCTTCGCCTCATGAACTTGAAGACTTTGCTGTCCGCATCGCTGCGGATCATCTGAGTATAGCGGAGATTGCTGATTGGTTGCGTATGCATGTGAACGAAAGATAA
- the recO gene encoding DNA repair protein RecO, which yields MSAERTQAIVLRRTNFGEADRILTLLTPLGQRGAMARGVRREKSKLAGGIELFGVSDVVLQQGKGDLATLTSARLIHFYRNILADYDRLQFGYEVVKYVERASRDVDEPEWFDVVQSVFAGLDALSVQLQLTQVWFYIHYASLTGYDLSFSRDITGVPLNPERTYMYDISERGLRPSVQGDISADHIKFLRLVANKPLSAVAQIGGVERILPDCWLLARQHAGV from the coding sequence ATGAGCGCAGAGCGAACGCAGGCGATTGTGTTGCGGCGTACAAACTTCGGTGAAGCGGATCGGATCTTGACGCTGTTGACGCCGCTTGGGCAGCGAGGCGCGATGGCGCGCGGTGTTCGGCGCGAGAAAAGTAAGTTGGCGGGCGGCATTGAACTATTTGGCGTGAGCGATGTTGTACTGCAGCAGGGGAAGGGCGATCTCGCAACATTAACATCAGCACGCCTTATTCATTTTTATCGGAATATCCTGGCGGATTATGATCGGCTGCAATTTGGCTATGAGGTAGTTAAATATGTCGAGCGGGCGAGTCGCGATGTTGACGAGCCGGAGTGGTTTGATGTTGTACAATCGGTCTTTGCAGGGCTTGATGCGCTGTCGGTGCAGCTGCAGCTGACGCAAGTATGGTTCTATATCCATTATGCGAGCTTGACGGGGTACGATTTAAGTTTTTCGCGCGACATAACTGGCGTGCCGCTCAATCCAGAGCGCACCTATATGTATGATATTAGCGAACGCGGGCTGCGTCCGAGCGTGCAGGGTGATATCTCGGCTGATCATATTAAATTTTTACGCTTAGTGGCAAACAAGCCGCTATCGGCTGTGGCGCAAATTGGCGGTGTGGAACGAATTTTACCAGACTGCTGGCTGCTAGCGCGGCAGCACGCCGGCGTGTAG
- a CDS encoding response regulator, whose translation MKRVLIVDDDRWFAELLAKQLRGINVDVQIVAHALEAMVVIDEHPPAAIILDIFMPGPNGFVLLQELQSHSDLAQIPVIICTASTSELRMEDAAAYGVRQILDKSTMMPQSAVAAVRKVLV comes from the coding sequence ATGAAACGCGTACTAATTGTTGATGATGATCGGTGGTTTGCCGAGCTATTAGCAAAACAGCTGCGGGGCATAAACGTTGATGTGCAAATTGTGGCGCATGCGCTTGAGGCAATGGTAGTGATAGACGAGCATCCGCCTGCTGCTATTATCCTTGATATTTTCATGCCCGGTCCGAATGGGTTTGTGCTGCTGCAAGAATTGCAGTCGCATAGCGATTTGGCGCAAATTCCAGTAATTATTTGTACAGCAAGCACAAGCGAACTGCGGATGGAGGACGCGGCGGCATACGGAGTGCGCCAGATTCTTGATAAATCGACAATGATGCCGCAGTCGGCTGTTGCGGCAGTGCGAAAGGTATTAGTATGA
- a CDS encoding HAMP domain-containing histidine kinase: MQEGRTREPFRLPLVAAAAHELKAPLALVRQLSLALETGGYTDTERAVLQRRITLTTERALRLTTDLTRAERLDDGLFKVEPLNPIVLCEEVADELSPLYTAHNRTIGVKSHRRQLLGLANRELLRRILLNFTDNALHYSLRDAPVYISAQQRQRGAVIRLGVRDYGPAVPANVWQRLMQNLGQPQPLHNRPASSGLGIVVAHEFAAAMGASIGAVRHRDGATFYVDIMTSTQLRLL; the protein is encoded by the coding sequence ATGCAGGAGGGTAGAACGCGAGAGCCGTTTCGGCTGCCTCTAGTGGCAGCAGCAGCGCATGAGTTAAAAGCGCCGTTGGCACTTGTGCGGCAGCTGTCGTTAGCGCTTGAGACGGGCGGTTATACTGATACGGAGCGGGCGGTTTTGCAGCGGCGCATTACGTTGACAACTGAGCGCGCCTTGCGGCTAACAACAGACTTAACGCGTGCTGAACGGCTTGACGACGGACTGTTTAAAGTCGAGCCGCTTAATCCGATTGTGCTATGCGAAGAGGTGGCGGATGAATTATCGCCGCTCTATACAGCGCACAACCGAACGATCGGCGTAAAATCACACAGAAGGCAGTTGTTGGGACTTGCAAACCGCGAGCTGTTGCGGCGTATTCTGCTTAATTTTACCGATAACGCGCTTCATTATAGTTTGCGTGATGCGCCGGTGTATATTTCGGCGCAGCAGCGCCAGCGCGGTGCTGTGATCCGGCTCGGCGTGCGCGACTATGGACCGGCAGTACCGGCGAACGTATGGCAGCGACTGATGCAGAATTTAGGCCAACCGCAGCCGCTGCACAACCGTCCGGCAAGCAGCGGACTTGGTATAGTAGTGGCGCATGAATTTGCGGCAGCGATGGGGGCGTCAATTGGCGCGGTGCGCCATCGCGATGGCGCAACATTTTACGTTGATATCATGACATCAACACAGCTGAGGTTGCTATGA
- the xseB gene encoding exodeoxyribonuclease VII small subunit, which translates to MSQQTNKSVSEKMAQLGKLVAWFESDEFTLEDAIEKFREAEELAKSIENDLKNIKNDINVIKKRFDEV; encoded by the coding sequence ATGTCGCAGCAAACGAATAAATCGGTATCAGAAAAAATGGCGCAGCTTGGCAAACTTGTTGCATGGTTTGAAAGCGATGAGTTCACGCTTGAAGACGCGATTGAGAAATTCCGCGAAGCAGAAGAACTGGCAAAATCAATTGAAAATGACCTGAAAAATATCAAAAATGATATAAACGTTATAAAAAAACGATTCGACGAGGTATAG
- the xseA gene encoding exodeoxyribonuclease VII large subunit, whose amino-acid sequence MTPRFSVSDFLAVVNQSLEAAFSAVEIEGEVASFKVNQNKWVFFDLKDERGSVSCFMSVYGLRTPIADGMKLIVRALPKVTAWGKFSVTVQSYRPSGEGSLRKGFELLRAKLDKEGLFAPERKRVLPAIPVHIGVISSTQAAGYTDFITILNKRWGGMRVDVAHVQVQGEAAADQIIAAIRYFNESEHPPEVLAILRGGGSADDLGVFNDELLVRAIASSRIPTLVGVGHEVDVTLADLAADVRAATPSNAAQIIVPDKREYIAAAHHQVSRIIAQFDSNIDVTRQETRRLLARSLEAAERRIDMSLNQTEQQCRMLAAYDPRAVLARGYAIVRGVACVGSEITIQQSKQTITAEVTHVAANE is encoded by the coding sequence ATGACGCCGCGGTTCAGCGTTAGTGATTTTTTAGCGGTTGTCAACCAGTCGCTTGAGGCGGCATTTAGCGCTGTTGAAATAGAAGGTGAAGTTGCGAGCTTCAAGGTAAATCAAAACAAGTGGGTATTTTTTGACCTGAAGGATGAACGTGGCAGCGTGAGCTGCTTTATGTCAGTGTATGGCTTACGTACGCCGATAGCAGACGGTATGAAGTTGATTGTGCGTGCTCTGCCGAAAGTGACAGCATGGGGGAAATTTAGCGTGACAGTGCAGTCGTATCGCCCGAGCGGCGAGGGCAGCTTGCGCAAAGGATTTGAACTGCTGCGCGCGAAGCTTGATAAAGAAGGACTGTTTGCGCCGGAACGTAAGCGCGTATTGCCGGCGATCCCAGTACATATTGGCGTTATCTCAAGTACGCAGGCGGCGGGGTATACAGACTTTATTACAATTTTAAACAAGCGCTGGGGCGGTATGCGGGTTGATGTCGCACACGTGCAGGTGCAGGGCGAAGCGGCAGCCGACCAAATTATCGCAGCAATCCGTTATTTTAACGAGTCGGAGCATCCGCCCGAAGTGCTTGCGATTTTGCGCGGCGGCGGAAGCGCCGACGACCTAGGCGTGTTTAACGACGAATTGCTCGTACGTGCAATTGCATCAAGCCGAATCCCGACACTGGTTGGCGTAGGGCACGAGGTTGACGTAACGCTCGCTGATCTAGCGGCTGATGTGCGCGCTGCTACGCCGAGCAATGCGGCACAAATTATCGTGCCTGACAAGCGCGAGTATATCGCAGCGGCACACCATCAAGTATCAAGGATTATAGCGCAGTTTGACAGCAACATTGATGTAACACGGCAGGAAACGAGACGTTTGCTGGCGCGCAGTCTTGAGGCGGCTGAACGGAGAATCGACATGTCGTTAAATCAGACTGAACAACAGTGTCGCATGCTTGCTGCCTACGATCCGCGAGCGGTGTTAGCGCGCGGCTATGCGATTGTACGCGGTGTAGCATGTGTTGGCAGCGAAATTACGATTCAGCAGAGTAAACAAACGATAACAGCGGAGGTGACGCATGTCGCAGCAAACGAATAA
- a CDS encoding flippase-like domain-containing protein: MASKKTAGGIRSPRTILSVVTILVLGAIVYMSRHELQKAWELFGQADVLLLLLLVPFQIVVYFSGGEMIFSYLRDKRDIHHVSRFEQTRISLELNLVNHIFPSGGVSGISYATWRMHKLGVSTSRSTFAQVVRYVTGFLALVCLLVLSVVFLAFDGHVNRYIVASSFVLVLVVVALTFGIVYVFSSKPRMRATAANITRCVNRTVRLATLGRKRRLLKFENVEQFFAEMQSDFQDMWNRPRLLAKPFLWGIVYTLFDAGMFFLAFLALGTPINPAILMVGYGVASLASVVAFTPGGAGAYELIMIFFLSMAGVRSDAAIAGIVLTRVILLAGTILFGYIFYQHALIKYGKPHDAAVQR, encoded by the coding sequence ATGGCATCAAAAAAAACTGCAGGGGGTATACGATCGCCGCGCACTATCTTGAGCGTTGTGACAATACTGGTTCTGGGCGCAATTGTCTACATGTCGCGCCACGAGTTGCAAAAAGCTTGGGAGCTATTCGGGCAGGCAGACGTGCTGCTGCTATTATTGCTTGTGCCGTTTCAAATCGTGGTGTATTTTTCGGGCGGCGAGATGATCTTTTCGTACTTGCGCGATAAGCGCGATATCCATCACGTATCGCGGTTTGAGCAAACACGGATTTCGCTTGAGCTTAATCTTGTCAATCACATTTTTCCGTCAGGCGGCGTGAGCGGTATCTCGTACGCGACATGGCGCATGCACAAATTAGGCGTTAGTACGTCTCGTTCGACATTCGCGCAGGTCGTACGCTATGTAACAGGATTTTTAGCGTTAGTTTGCTTGCTTGTTTTATCGGTGGTGTTCTTGGCGTTTGATGGCCATGTAAACCGTTATATTGTGGCGTCAAGTTTCGTGCTCGTGCTGGTTGTCGTGGCTTTAACATTTGGAATTGTATATGTTTTTTCGTCGAAGCCTCGTATGCGGGCAACAGCGGCGAATATAACACGCTGCGTAAATCGTACCGTGCGGCTCGCGACGCTTGGCAGAAAGCGGCGGTTGTTAAAGTTTGAGAATGTTGAGCAGTTCTTCGCTGAAATGCAAAGTGATTTTCAGGATATGTGGAATCGCCCGCGGTTACTCGCAAAGCCGTTTTTGTGGGGCATTGTCTACACTCTCTTTGATGCAGGCATGTTCTTCCTGGCGTTTCTCGCGCTGGGTACGCCGATCAATCCGGCGATCTTGATGGTTGGATACGGCGTAGCATCGCTTGCGAGCGTCGTTGCGTTTACGCCGGGCGGTGCGGGTGCGTATGAACTGATTATGATTTTTTTCTTAAGTATGGCGGGCGTGCGTTCAGATGCAGCAATTGCAGGTATCGTACTGACGCGCGTTATTTTGCTAGCGGGAACGATTCTGTTTGGGTATATATTCTACCAGCATGCGCTTATCAAATACGGGAAACCACATGACGCCGCGGTTCAGCGTTAG
- a CDS encoding methyltransferase domain-containing protein produces MFIAILGRQPALGAAELERLYGSDCTRWFSDHTILVESDMFDFNRLGGSLKAGRVILQTNGNWQTISRAVVDRYAKQWHGVPHKITLGISAYGFRISSRDVQKTGLLLKKQLQQCGVSLRLIPNTAPALNTAASHHNKLGLSPHKVELLIVRNASGRVVIAESIGAQNISALAARDQARPRTDAFVGMLPPKLARMMVNFTGLPGKFDNSAAESTSRLCILDPFCGTGTVLQEALLDGYSVIGTDLSQKMIDYTTENLSWLRQKFRTTGEVIALQQADATTFQWKSSRAINAVVCETYLGQPFSAPPRPEKLREVAGNCNHIITAFLRNIHSQLSNATPLVLAVPAWRNRDGHFTHLPLIKHLADLGYQRVLLRHIRPKQLLYYRENQVVAREILILTKSPDTESM; encoded by the coding sequence ATGTTTATCGCGATATTAGGTCGCCAGCCGGCACTCGGCGCTGCTGAACTAGAGCGCTTATATGGCAGCGATTGTACGCGCTGGTTTTCCGATCATACAATACTCGTTGAATCGGATATGTTTGATTTTAATCGTTTGGGCGGCAGCCTAAAGGCCGGACGCGTTATCTTACAAACGAATGGCAATTGGCAAACGATAAGCCGTGCAGTTGTAGACCGCTATGCTAAGCAATGGCACGGCGTGCCGCACAAAATAACACTTGGCATAAGCGCGTACGGTTTTCGTATTTCATCGCGCGACGTACAGAAAACCGGACTTTTATTAAAAAAACAGCTGCAGCAATGCGGCGTTAGCCTGCGGCTCATACCAAATACTGCGCCAGCCCTTAACACCGCCGCATCGCATCATAACAAGCTCGGTCTGTCGCCGCATAAAGTTGAGCTGCTCATCGTACGCAACGCATCTGGACGCGTCGTCATTGCGGAGAGCATCGGCGCACAGAATATTTCCGCCCTCGCCGCCCGCGACCAAGCACGACCGCGTACCGATGCATTTGTCGGTATGCTGCCGCCAAAGCTAGCGCGGATGATGGTAAATTTCACAGGGCTACCTGGAAAATTCGATAATTCAGCAGCAGAAAGCACATCTAGGCTCTGCATTCTCGACCCCTTCTGCGGTACGGGAACTGTATTGCAAGAGGCGCTCCTTGACGGCTATTCTGTTATCGGCACCGATCTAAGCCAAAAAATGATTGATTACACGACCGAGAATCTATCATGGCTACGCCAAAAATTCCGAACAACAGGCGAAGTTATCGCCCTGCAGCAAGCAGACGCTACCACTTTTCAGTGGAAATCGTCACGCGCTATCAACGCTGTCGTCTGCGAGACCTACCTAGGGCAGCCGTTCTCTGCGCCGCCTCGCCCCGAAAAACTGCGCGAAGTCGCCGGAAACTGCAATCATATCATCACCGCATTTTTACGTAATATTCATTCACAGCTCAGCAATGCGACGCCGCTCGTCCTCGCCGTGCCCGCCTGGCGCAATCGTGATGGCCATTTCACTCATCTGCCGCTTATCAAGCATCTCGCAGATCTCGGGTATCAACGCGTTCTCTTACGCCACATTCGCCCCAAGCAACTCTTGTATTACCGCGAGAACCAAGTTGTCGCCCGCGAAATCCTTATTCTTACGAAAAGCCCAGACACAGAAAGTATGTAA
- a CDS encoding transposase produces MQADTIHFVQRDGGRFYVYTLIDLFSRAAYAEYSPKCNQRASFHFVMRGQDYLGISLAMLQTDNGPEFGKWFHDQLNSKGIALRHSRVRKSNDNAHIERFNRTIQEECLSPNIRASIVPERIYWYLAYYNQFRRHSSINGNYPLDLLDWHSC; encoded by the coding sequence GTGCAGGCGGATACTATTCATTTCGTGCAAAGAGATGGCGGGCGCTTTTATGTCTATACACTCATAGATCTCTTTTCGCGTGCTGCCTATGCTGAGTATTCTCCCAAATGCAATCAGCGGGCGAGCTTTCATTTTGTTATGCGCGGACAAGATTATCTCGGTATCTCGCTGGCGATGCTACAAACCGACAACGGGCCAGAGTTTGGTAAATGGTTTCACGATCAACTGAATTCTAAAGGGATTGCCTTGCGCCATTCCAGAGTGCGCAAGAGTAATGACAATGCCCATATTGAGAGATTCAATCGTACTATCCAAGAGGAATGCTTATCTCCAAACATACGTGCATCAATTGTGCCGGAAAGGATTTATTGGTATCTCGCATACTACAACCAGTTCAGGCGGCACTCAAGCATTAATGGAAATTATCCGCTTGATCTATTGGATTGGCATAGCTGCTAA
- a CDS encoding helix-turn-helix domain-containing protein, protein MAYSNNPYAPKARRAAVDLVIRQGMSVAEAARRSGVHRTTLYRWIEKAKTLDLAWNAHIPTLSSAPRHHPHTLPDEIVAAIVTERQRSGRGAYFIHLELQERGVAVSLSSVKRTLRRQGLTKTYKQVETASALYTAPAS, encoded by the coding sequence ATGGCTTATTCTAACAATCCTTACGCTCCAAAGGCTAGACGAGCGGCAGTAGATCTGGTCATACGCCAAGGCATGAGTGTCGCTGAAGCTGCCCGCCGGAGCGGCGTACACCGGACGACGCTGTATCGATGGATAGAAAAAGCTAAGACCCTAGACTTAGCATGGAATGCTCATATACCGACCTTGTCTTCAGCGCCGCGGCATCATCCTCATACATTGCCAGACGAGATAGTTGCGGCTATTGTAACAGAAAGACAGCGGAGCGGCCGCGGTGCGTATTTTATTCATCTTGAGCTGCAAGAGCGCGGCGTAGCGGTATCACTCAGTAGCGTTAAGCGTACCTTGCGGCGCCAAGGTCTCACAAAAACCTATAAGCAAGTGGAAACGGCATCGGCCTTATATACCGCGCCCGCTAGCTAA
- a CDS encoding 50S ribosomal protein L27, translating to MSHVKAGGSSKNNHNNAGARLGVKRFGGQRVHAGAVLVRQTGATKIAGKGTYMSRNFTIHAAKSGTVSFAKVKKRSFTGRTHKRTQVVVE from the coding sequence ATGTCACACGTTAAAGCGGGAGGCTCAAGCAAGAATAACCACAACAACGCGGGCGCACGCCTAGGCGTCAAGCGATTCGGTGGGCAGAGAGTCCATGCAGGCGCAGTACTTGTTCGCCAAACCGGCGCAACAAAAATTGCTGGCAAAGGCACGTATATGAGCCGCAACTTCACTATTCATGCTGCTAAGAGCGGTACTGTCAGCTTTGCCAAGGTCAAGAAGCGATCATTTACCGGTCGTACGCACAAGCGCACGCAAGTTGTCGTAGAGTAA